actgatgtctctctactgatgtctctctcctgatgtctctactgttgtctctccttATGTGTCTTTCCTGATGTCTCTCCTGATGTCCCTCTCCTGTGTTTAAGGTATTTCCAGTGAACTCACCGCAGGATCTCTTTCCTGGTGAAGAAGGTGCAGTCCTACAGAcagggaacaaaaacaaaaacaataacaatgataataatagtaataataataataataacaacaataataataataataaggcaTCACTAGACAAATTAGCCCCCCCCACGGCCGTTGTGATTGGCCAAACTCCAGGCCCACGGGCCAATAACGGCCACATATCAGTTTAGGCAAGAGATCTCCCCCCCCACAAAAAACatgtaggtgtgtgtctgtgtgtctgtgtgagtgtgtaacatatgtgtgcgtgggtgtgtgtgtttatatgtctatatctatatatatgtctatatatagacatatatatactgtatgtatgtatgtgtatatatatacatatatattctgTGTATCCGTCTTCCCAGTGTAGCCTGCATTGATGCTGAGTTACACTCCCCTGCTTCTGTCTcctttcccagaatgcacccccccccccttcagcaTCACATCAGCAGGATGCAGGGAGaggctcagccaatcagagagcagcagcCCTGCTCTGGAGCCACCGTCCATCCTAATTACCAGGAGGACGGTCTCCACACTGTCATATACGTCATGTACACATGATTATGGTATTTAAAGGGAAATATCTGAGTGATACAGACGTGATtaagatatataatatataatatacatcgctgtatatgtgtgtatatgtatatatctacaTGTGTTTACCTGAAAGGCCTCCAGCTGCTCATCGGTGAAGGTTGTCTGCTTGTTGCCCATCGTCTCCCATCACACAGCTGCTGCATCACACTGCACCCCGCTGCTCTCAGGACGACATGTCCTCCCGGGTCGGACCGGCTCTAAACCGGATCTACCCGGCTCTACCTCGCCTTTACCCGCCTCTAACCCGGGTCTAACCGGCTCTACCCGCCTTCAACACGTCTCTGATGCCGAGCTCCCAGCTGCTGTTTCAGCGCAGAGGAAACGGGATTTAACGCCTCAGCGACGCGGGGGGGGGGTGCGTTCAGGGCGGGCTCGGGAAACCTGGATTTGCAGAAAATGGAGTGaactaacaataataatacattttatttaaagacctgctctatctgtaaattatagagcggtctagacctgctctatctgtatattatagagcggtctagacctgctctatctgtagattatagagcggtctagacctgctctatctgtagattatagggcggtctagacctgctctatctgtagattatagagaggtctagacctgctctatctgtatattatagagaggtctagacctgctctatctgtatattatagagcagtctagacctgctctatctgtagattatagagtggtctagacctgctctatctgtagattatagagcNNNNNNNNNNNNNNNNNNNNNNNNNNNNNNNNNNNNNNNNNNNNNNNNNNNNNNNNNNNNNNNNNNNNNNNNNNNNNNNNNNNNNNNNNNNNNNNNNNNNcctgtaaattatagagaggtctagacctgctctgtctgtaGATTATAggacggtctagacctgctctatctgtaaattggtTCATAGCTCCAGTCAGTACGAAACTTTAAGacagtaaaacaatacaaataagtTAGAATAGCCAGACCATGTTGGTGATAATGTGACCTGAAAGACATGTTAGCATTAGCTTAGCTGTTAGCATTAAATTAGCTGTCTGTATGGTTAACTCGAACGTTAGCTTActttagctaacgctagctagcgaACTATAAGGTTACAGGACATTAGCGTTAGAAATTAACTGTTAGCTTAAACTCAttttttagctagctagctaactgccTCTCTTCTAAGGTTAGCTAGTAACTCTCCAGTTTTCTATATCGCTATTTTTGGTTCCTGTTAACACACGAACACCCTTACACGGAATTAATTAACTaaataacgttaacgttatgaGTAGCTGTTATTTAACGTCCCGCACGTCATTGACGCACTTGACAGTGAGGATGACGAAGGGAAAACGACCGTTAGCTAGCGCTAACGTTACGGCCTGAGCTCTAAAACTATAAAACCTGATAATAACGCAAAACAGGACGATGATAAAGTAAAGAGACGTGTTCTCTCTTATGTGTTAAGCAGTCTGACAGTTACAAGGTAAGTTTATGTTTAGGTTTACTTCTGTATTGTTAATATGTAACTATGGTATTGCTAGCTAACAACCTGGCTGCAGTGACTCAgcacatagctagctagctaacgctaatcAATTTATTGTGATATTGTTATTGTGATTAAAATCCAGTGAGCACATAAGGACTTCCTGTAGTTTTGCTGAGTTGTAGGATGAGTGTGGTGGTCTggcaaattcaattcaattcaattcaattcaattcaattttatttatagtatcaattcataacaagagttatctcgagacactatacagatagaccacactccagaatttacaaggacccaacagttctagtagtctcctccagagcaagcaacagtgcgacagtggcgaggaaaaacttccttttaggcagaaacctcggtcagacccagacccagacccagacccagacccagacccaggcccagacccaggctctcagtaggcggtgtctgacgggccggttggggttagaatgaagagtggcaataacaaaaatagacaaacatttgtagtctgtagcagttctttgtagtagtttgcggcatagcaggacgctgtgcggcattacaaggcacagcaggacatagcaggacgtagcaggacatagcaggacgtagcaggacgcagcaggacgtagcaggacgctgtgcagcattacaacgcacagcaggacatagcaggacgctgtgcagcattacaacgcacagcaggacgtagcaggacgctgtgcagcattacaacgcacagcaggacgtagcaggacgtagcaggacgtagcaggacgtagcaggacgctgcagtgtagcagttgaacatggcatcacagaacatggagtgggaccaaggcgacagatgctaccctgattttggagcctctctgatccaagggagcatgctggggaaaaagaacataaggactccccagagctaggttagtaactaggttagtaactaggttagtaaccaggttagtaactaggttagtaactaggttagtaactaggttagtaacaagcatttctgggacatggatgcacgtaaatgaaaagatggaaagatagaggagagaggagctcagagtatcaaaataagtccccagttgtctaaaactattattacagcaaaaccaagagagacaaggtaaagagagctccagcccggtcgggctagaactctccccaaccggatcgggctgtatgccaagtctccctttagagttattatattcttgattatatgatagataaatctgacaactatgtgactaactaatTAAAGCGAGACTGTTGAACTAAAGTTAGCATTAGCAGCTAACTGCTTGTTCTCACAGTCTTTTTAACAATTGATTAACATTCCTAGACTTAGTAACCTGTGGTCTGAAGACTACTATGGAAATATGTATTACTGTATCCTAGGTGACACTTGCTTAAATAGGATGGAAACAGTTAAGTTTTAGGACATTTTACTGAATATTtttagatgtgtttgtgttgatttgcAATATTAAAAGTGCCAAATGATTTCAGGGATGTTAGTCTGTACTTCCTGCACTGGGCTGCTAAGGCTGGGCATTAGTTCattatacataaaatatatacagtatattctttgCTAGGTTCATCTAAAAATGCAATGTTACATCCCTACAGAAAAGTACTAGTGTGAATGTACACTGTTATAGTGTTTCCTGTATGCTATAGTATCCATATTAATGAATACATAATTATACTTATACTCATTGTGATCATCCTAGACTCTCATTTGGGTATTTAGCATGTATTTACACAGTGTTGAATCTAAACGATCTAGTGGTTATGATAGTTCTTCTTGTGTCAGTGCTACTACTTTGGTCAACATGGCCAATGAGCTATAGAACAATCCATAATGATAAGTCATATGTGACcctaaaatgtctttcttcACTTCTAAAAGATGGAGGATTTAGTGAAGGAGAAACTTGTTGAATGGACCCTGGCTGAGCTGCTCCCTCCCTCCGTTTCTACGCTATGTAAGCTCACTTTAATTATGGCGGGGgggtttaaaacaaataaatgaagtcTAGGTGAAGACCATCATGCAGCTGGTAATGCATACAGTGTAGCTTgctttatacatgttttttgtgtttgtcaacCCATTAAAAATGGAATGTAACTATTGAAGGTAACTCCATGATAAGGAGTAGCTCGAGGCCGAGTCATAGGTCTCCACCAATGGGTAGTGTGTGCTTCAGCTGTAGAAGATCTTTAATACATTACATATTAACATGAGGCATTTCTTGGCCATCtgagttgttttatttatatattttattccatatatattacattttatttatatattatattttttatatatattatatttcatatatattatattgtatttatatattatgttatatatattatatgttatatatattatattttatttatatattatatggtatatatattaaatgttatatatattatattttatttatatattatatgttatatatattatattttatttatatattatatttaatttatatattatatttaatttatatattatatgttatatatatatgttatatatattatatttaatttatatattatattttatatattatattttatgtatattatatgttatatagattatattttatttatatatttttatatattttatttaaatatattttatatatatattatattttacatatattttatatatatactatattttatatatataatatttatttatatattttatttaatttatatattatattttatttctatttcataatttatatatatattatattttatataatatattaataaaatataatatatatatatataaaattgaattgaaatctTTCTGAATGAGTgaacatgacaaaataaaaacagacgcagagagaaaatgtaacgtgtttttattatgacagGGAGTAATAGATTACTCTGGTCCATCAGGGAGTAATAGATTACTCTGGTCCATCAGGGAGTAACAGATTACTCTGGTCCATCAGGGAGTAATAGATTACTCTGGTCCATCAGGGAGTAATAGATTACTCTGGTCCATCAGGGAGTAATAGATTACTCTGGTACACCAGGGAGTAATAGATTACTCTGGTACACCAGGGAGTAATAGATTACTCTGGTCCATCAGGTAGTAATAGATTACTCTGGTCCATCAGGGAGTAATAGATTACTCTGGTCCATCGGGGAGTAACAGATTACTCTGGTACACCAGGGAGTAATAGATTACTCTGGTCCATCAGGGAGTAATAGATTACTCTGGTCCATCAGGGAGTAATAGATTACTCTGGTCCATCAGGGAGTAATAGATTACTCTGGTCCATCAGGGTGTAATAGATTACTCTGGTACACCAGGGAGTAACAGAGATTCAAAGTGAACAGGGTTATTGTTATTACACGCGATGATGATGTACCCGTTGCGGACTGTATCGGTGAACTCACAGTTGGAAGGGTAACCTTCAATTTGTTTCCGTGTGCAAACAACAACGTTGAAAATGGCTTTGCTTTCATAGAAATTCTCATTGTCGTTCTTTCCTTTCGTGCAGACTTCTTCGACGCGTTGGAACGTGGCATTGATGAAGGTGTTAATCCTCTTACACTGGCCTTTGTTCGTGATTCGTCTCTGCTTCATCACAGCGGTGCAGTCGTGATCGCCCATCTTCTCGTAGATGTGCTGCCTTTTAAACTTTTCAACAGGatcttctccttctccagaGTCCAGGGAGAGCACggcagcagagagcagcagcacggcagcagagacagagatcTTCATGGTGGTCTGGAGGACACCCCACATCATTAACAAATGGTAATACTTCATTATACTTCATTAAACCAGCGTTGAAACATAGAAAGGCACCGAGAGAGCCAGAGAGCTCTGATCCTGATCCATGTTGCTGGTGTCCTCCAGCAGCAGAGACAAGGCGGAGCATTAGGGACACACCACGGGGGGGCTAACCAGGTCGGCTTTATTTATTATGCATTTCAAGAAAAAAGTCGAAATGTTGAGATTAAAGTCAGGGAGGACCCTCCAGCTCCATGCAGGGAGCCAGGGGGGTCTAGGGAGGACCCTCCAGCTCCATGCAGGGAGCCAGGGGGGTCTAGGGAGGACCCCACAGCTGCATGCAGGGAGCCAGGGGGGTCTAGGGAGGACCCCACAGCTGCATGCAGGGAGCCAGGGGGGTCTAGGTAGGACCCCACAGCTGCATGCAGGGAGCTATGGGGATCCAGGGAGGATGGCTGTGGGTCCTCCCTGGACCCCCATAGCTGCCTACAGGCAGCAGCACGGTGGACACTCGCTCTGGAGTCATTAAGTGAATTTATTCTCctcattgcatttcattttaatctcaacatttcaattttttctcACAATGGTAGTTTAACTTCATCCCCAAAAGGCTGAAAGCTTTCCTCCTAATCGTGTTTGCCTTGATGTGTCCGTAACGCTCCGCTGGACCTTCAGGGTAACCTCGGGAACTCAAAGTCATGATTACCTGAGATTAGATGAGATTATTATCAGTCAGCTACTGAAGAGTTGGTCAGAGAGCCTCAGTCCGTCCTCCACTGGTCTGGGTCCACTGGTCTGGGTCCACTGGTCTGGGTCCACTGGTCTGGGTCCACTGGTCTGGGTCCACTGGTCTGGGTCCACGCAGCGGGACCAGGAAAGGGCTCCTGAGGGTTTTAGAGACTACAACGCAGAGTTAAGTCGGACTCGATGCAGACAGAAACCATCTCCTGTTTTATGTGGTCCGACAGAGAGGTGGTCTCCAGGTTCTTCACCATATACGGTCACCAAGCAGCTCCAGGTTCAggtcccccccccacccacatcAGATAGAAGTACACACGTCACTGATGCccacaggaaacaggaaatcCACGAGGAAAGTTAAGGTGTTGCTTTCCCACGCTGCTGCACAAAGACCCACAACAACGCACATTAAACTACTTTATCACATCACACAGTAGTCAGCTTACAGCAATGCACTATGGAgggtgtgtgtttctctgtgtgtgtgtgtcactgtgtgtgtgtgtgtgtgtgtgtgtatgtgtgtgtctctatatgtgtgtgtgtctatatatgtgtgtgtgtgtgtgtctctatatttgtgtgtgtgtcactatgtgtgtgtgtgtgtatgtgtttctatgtgtgtgtgtgtgtgtgtgtgtctatgtgtgtgtgtgtctctatgtgtgtgtgtgtgtgtctctatatgtgggtgtgtgtgtgtgtgtgtgtgtgtgtgtctctatNNNNNNNNNNNNNNNNNNNNNNNNNNNNNNNNNNNNNNNNNNNNNNNNNNNNNNNNNNNNNNNNNNNNNNNNNNNNNNNNNNNNNNNNNNNNNNNNNNNNAcctcacctccacactcccagagcaacctgctagcaacagaccaccaggcagctaatgttgttagccaagctagcagcccCTCACCTCTACACTCCCAGAGcaacctgctagcaacagaccaccaggcagctaatgttgttagccaagctagcagcagcAGGGCAGCCGCGGAGGGAACCCTAACAACGTCAATCCAGCGCTGCAGCCTCGGGGTCACACTCCTGGTAGACGTTTTggagatgaggatttttttttttttgtgttatgactGCAGCACAAGGTAAGAGtgctggt
The Etheostoma cragini isolate CJK2018 chromosome 1, CSU_Ecrag_1.0, whole genome shotgun sequence genome window above contains:
- the LOC117956765 gene encoding ribonuclease pancreatic beta-type-like, with the translated sequence MTLSSRGYPEGPAERYGHIKTTMKISVSAAVLLLSAAVLSLDSGEGEDPVEKFKRQHIYEKMGDHDCTAVMKQRRITNKGQCKRINTFINATFQRVEEVCTKGKNDNENFYESKAIFNVVVCTRKQIEGYPSNCEFTDTVRNGYIIIACNNNNPVHFESLLLPGVPE